Genomic window (Pristiophorus japonicus isolate sPriJap1 chromosome 9, sPriJap1.hap1, whole genome shotgun sequence):
aacccaaggacagtagagataaggatgTCTGAAAAACATCACGAGGCCATGAGTAAGCCCCTAGCTAAACATAAGATGATGAAGCAGTCTCCTGGTGCCTGGGGACCAATTGCATTGGCCCAAAGAAGTCGatttgtaatctataatcattatgattggattgtgcccagccgacatgggctgagtaattgttaTGAACTGTTGTAAACCTTGTACATATCGATAGATTTCTCTGTTCGGCGGAGAGTAGTGCCTCGAGTAACACAGAGTCTTTCTCCCCGCCGGCATAAATAAACGATTTTGACGTTTGGAACCGACCCGAGTGACGAGTAattcttccagaaaacatttgCTCGAACAGCtccattggaggataagccacaccctgaagtttcacagaaaTGGTTCACTGGTTCTGCCCATACCAAGGTCACcactaggatcaccaccagtaatgttagcgtcGGGACACCACTCATAATGTTAGAGAATTGCCAATACCAATATTGTTCGAGTTGTATCACCACAAGCAGTTTGGGTAGGgtgatatccttcctataatacggcaacctgaactgcatgcagtactccagctgtggacttCCAAAGAATtagacaatttaagcataacccctgctattatattctatgcctcggccaataaaggcaagcattacatgtcccttcttaaccatcttatctacctggcctgctactttcaggaatctgtgggcaagcactccaaggtccctttgtttgtcgacactattaagtggcctaccgcttaatgtgtataacctttccttattcgcccttccaaaatgcatcacctcacacttctctgaattaagttccattggtcactgctcttcccacctggccattagattgacatcctcctgtagcccatgactttcctcttcattatcaaccatgctGCCAATTTTagattcatctgcaaacttcttaatcatactcccgatatccaaatctaaatcgttgatttaAACCACAAGAAGCaacggacccagtactgagccctgcggaaccccactggaaacttgCTTCCAGTTACAAAACTATCCATCaatcatttccctttgcttcctaccacatACCTCCTACCTTTCtacactagagatggtgcagagaagaattactaggatgcttcctggaaaggagaatcttagtttgtataggctgggtttgttctcattggaacaagggaggttgagaggagacctcattgaagtgtacaaaatattgaggggcctggacatagtggatagtaaggacctatttccattggtggagaggattattacgagggggcatagttccaAGGTGGTTGGTTGgaaggtttataggggatttgaatgttgggcttctttacacagacggttgtggtgatctggaactcgctgcctgcaagagtagtggatgcagaaacccttaccacttttaagagatggttgcatgggcacttaaagtgcgggAACCTGCAgtattacggacctggagctggtaattgggattagactggatgaccttttgttggacagtgtAGATATaaaggtaagtgctgcagggagtagaatacggccaggctgatctcctggactaatttcgatcgtctggatgggtcggagaggaattttcggagattttttctctctaaattgacctgggtttttatctgttttttcctctcccagaagatcacatggctctcgTTGGGGCGGAATGTAGAAGGTTTCAATatattgtgtgaggcggactggctgGGCTGGGCACTTTTACCTTTCCATcgctgttcataggtttataagtaaactttagggctgctgaccaagttcCGTGAAGCTCTTTCtcggctggcaaggccagaatcgaccgaaatggcctccttctgcactgtaaatttctatgtttcgatgtatgcACCGGTCATGTTAAAGTAAGATCAGCACCAGTAATGTTGACACCAAAATGATAGAGTtgagtcaccatcagtaatgttagagtagagtcaccaccaataatgttaaagtaGTATCAGCTCCAGTCATGTTGGTGTTGGATGACCACGAGTAATGTGCAGTGCAGTGCATGGACAAAACCAGTAATGTTAGTTTAGATTAACCAGCAGTACTTTAGAGTAGGGAGACCACCAGGAATGTTAGAATAGCGTCACCACCAGTATGGTGGAGCAGGgtcacaccagtaatgttagtgtagggacaCCAAAAGTAAGTTTGGAATAGGGTCATAAGCAGTAATCCAATAGTCGTCTCAAAACCAGTAATactagagtagggtcaccagcagtaatgttatatttggttcacctccagtaatgttggagtaaatTCAACACTAGCAATGTTATATTTGGTTCACCACGactaatgttggagtagggtcaccaccagtaatgtcagagtagagtTAGTACCAATAACTTTGTAGTTGGGTTACCCTCGATAATGCTCGGCTAGGGTCAATACGATTATGATCAGTGTAGAATCTGCACCATTAACATTAAAGTAGAATCTCCACCAGCAATGGAAGTGTAGAGTCATCACcaataatgttagaatagggtcaccaccagtaatgacaGAGAAGGGTCATCACTAATGATGTTAAATTAGAGTCACCGCGAGTAATGTTAGCATAGAATCAAcactagtaatgttagagcagagttaacaccagtaatgttagagtagttttATCACAAATAATGGTGAACTGGGTTCACTCCCAGTAATGTTATAGTAGGGTCACCAGCAGTGATGTTAgagaagggtcaccaccagtaatgttagattagagtcaccaccagtaaatttagagtagagtcaccaccagtaatgttcgagtagggtcaccagcaATAATGTTAGACGAGGTCACCACCtgcaatgttagagtagggtcaacacCAATCattttagagtagagtcaccaccagtaatgttagagtagcgtcaccaccagtaatattagagtagggtcaccaccagtaatgttagaatagtatcaccatcagtaatgttagattatgGTCAGCACCagtatgttagagtagtgtcaccaccagtaatgttagagtcgggtcaccaccattaatgttagagtagggtcatcatCAGTAATATTAGActagggtcaccagcagtaatgctatactagggtcaccaccggtaatgttagattagcgtcaccagcagtaatgttagagtagtgtcaactccagtaatgttagagtagagtcaccaccagtaatgtaagagtacggtcaccaccagtaatgttagagttgggtcaccgccagtaatgttagagtagggtcacctccaataatgtcagagtagggtcacaaccagtaatgtcagagtagctTCACCACCAGCGATGTTACAGTACGGTCGCCATCAGTAATCTTAGAATCATAACCACTAATTTTAGAGTAGCGTCATCTCCAGTAATGTTAGTATAGGGgcacaccagtaatgttaaagcccATTAATAATCACGATACAGAACAATTGTAATTATGTATAGCTTTCACTAAAGTAATATTAGGTTGCAAGAATCTGATGCAGAATCCAGGAGGGAACTTCTCTTGAGTGTAATATCCCTCTGGGTTTATTTTCCTTTAATTGATTTAATGAATGGGGTTTCACAGACGGAGGTGTACAATTTCCCATAGGCCTCCGCCGCGTTGCAGTGGAAAATTTACCCGTGTTTGTTCAGTGACTGGAACTAACCCCAATTATTGCACAACCTGATTTTCTCAGCGGGACACCGATTGTCGTATAAAGGGCGAGCGTTAACGGATCGCAGAGGAACTACAGTCAGAATCGTGAAGCCGGACAGCAGTCAGATAGTCTTCCAAAAATGGTACGGCCAACAATTCTGCAGTTTACGGGCATTTACTATCCTTTCCTCGCAGCTTTCGGTGTTCCCGGTAAGTCAATATATCCTGTTGCCTAACAGCTTTTGTCAACGTCACTGTTAATGATTGTATTGCAGATTCCGAgaatttcttcattgcagtcaTTGATGCACTGGGAGAAGTCGGTGAATATCATAGGGAATCCCCCCAGTCCGTGCAGCCGCTGAAGCGCTGTTCTGGTTGCTGGTGCTTGCGTGTCGGGAGCTTAACTTTGGTCCGTATACTGAGGGAGGGCGAGGCTGATGCCCAGGCCGCTCTAACAGTACATAGTTCACTACAGCTTAGTATAACCATCACATATGTGCCTTTGTTTTCTGACTCCATTAAGCTGATAATCCCTTGTACTGCAGTCAGCATCACCCAGCAGGGGACTGTGAAAGATATTTGGAGCAATAATTGCCGCTCAGGGCGCTGCTCCCCTCCCCTCAGCTGCCAAGAATATTCGCGGCTCCACCAGCTTCCGCTCTGTGAAAGAACAGCTCCCTCCGTGCGATTGTAAATACAAAATGTGCGGCACTTTGACCCATACTTAATGTTTGTGTCAGCTGGATGCTTTATTTCAAATGATATATTTCTAGTAATTGTTTGGAAATTATATGTAATTCAGCTGACACCCGATGCCACTCCCCGGATCCACGACACCAATTAAACcgatgaaattcaatgtaaaatcccATCGATTACTCCCTGCGGCATTACATTATAAAACTGGCTCCTTTCATCACTAAGCACCATTCTCAAGGTGGAATGGTTTAAGTGCTCCACACTGCATTGAAATATGTGTTTGGATGTATGTAAGGGAGTCCGCTTCTTTATTGTTTCTCGAATATGAGCAAGTTGCAGAACCTTCCAAGGATTCCCTTTTAAAGGGCTATTAGCTCTAACTGTACTATCCCTGCGAGGTACTGCAGCTTGGCCTGGACCACAAAGTTAGAGTGTCGAGCCTCAAACTGGTATCAGGGGCAATAGCGATTGGAATAACAATCGTGAGAGATGTATGACGGACGGCTGATCCAATGTTGCACAGATTCAAAGTTGGTCTCCAACCTCGTACCCAGCCCTTGATCCATCTGTGCCTGGGTGTCCGTGGTGGTGGGGTCGCTCCCCGTTACAATTTACCCGATTGATTCCGAGTGACCCTTAGCCACAGCCCCGACAACATCTGACTgaagtaaaaacataaaatgctggaaatctcagcgggtcaggcagcatctgtggagagagaaacggagttaacttgtcaggtcgatgacccttcgtcagaaaaggCAATATTTCGAAAAGTAACAGATtcctaaggaagtgctggggccctgaaaaggGGAGGAGCGGGCAGATGGAAAGAACAAAATAGCAGGTTATATGATGGGTGAAGACAGAATGGATTTGATAGACAAAGAGGATGATaggctgaattgagatggtaatagcacaagttaggaaacaaaaggtgagtctagatgggATGTGAATGGCGGACAAATTGCCAGCTAGCATggaaaacagagggaaacaaaataaaaataaaggagGGCGAAAGGTTTTGTAAAAAAAGGCGAGGAAAGGGGGCAAAGTGTGTGGAGAGGTTATGGTCTTAAATTGTTCaactcgatgctgagtccagaaggcaACAAATTGCCTCAACGAAAGATGACAAGCAGTTCCTCGAGCTTggtttgagcttcattggaacagtgtaggaggcagagtatggagaggtcagagtgggagtggagtggagaattaaactgACAGGCGACCGgtagctcggggtcacccttgcggaatgaacagaggtgctccgcaaagcggacaCCCaacctacgtttggtctccccaatgtaaaggagaaCGTTCAACTGAAATTTGGTGGTCTCTGGGTTCTCAGTCCCTCGATAttgagtgtagaatgatgtactacTTTTACACAAAATGTCATCGCCATTCGACTTGATAAAAATGTAAGGGAAGACATCTTAACTTCTCCTAAAATACCTGTTAGATTTATCTGAGTTCCCTGGTActgattatttacaatctatattaacgacttgggagaaaggaccgattgtaatgcagccaagtttgctggcaatacaaagatgggacAAAAAGCaattgtgtgaggagaacacaaaaatctgcgaaaggacatagacagactaagtgactgcgcaaaaatttgtcagatggagaataatgttggaaagtgtgaggtcgtccactttggcacaaaaaaatcaaagagcaatttattatttaaatggagaaactttgcaaggtgccgcagtacagcgggacctgggggtaagtgtgcatgaaacataaaaggatagtatgcaggtacagcaagtgatgaggaaggccaatggtatcttggccattCTTGCAAattggaaggagtataaaagcagggacgtcttacgacagctatataaggtacttgtgaagccacacctggattactgcgtgcagttttggtttccatatttacgaaaggacatacttgctttggaggcagttcgcacaaagttcactagcttgattccggggatgagggggttgacttatgaggaaaggttgagtaggctggaactctactcattggaattcagaagaatgagaggtgatcttatcgaaacgtataagattgtgatggggcttgacaaggtggatgcagagaggatgtttccactgatggggagattagaactagagggcacgatcttagaataaggggccgcccatttaaaacagagaagtggagaaatttctcctctcagaggttgtaaatctgtggaattcgctgcctaaaagagctgtggaagctgggattagAATAAATTTAAAgagtaatagacagtttcttaaacgataaggagataaggggttaacgGGAGCGGGCggtaaagtggagctgagtctatgatcagatcagacatgatcttattaaatggtggagcaggctcgaggggccgcatggtttacttctgctcctgtttcttatttcttatgttcttaagaccccctgtccctctctcttacagcgaacctactgacaatcatgatcctctcccgaggaaactgcggcctttccaaatgtatctctgtctacatggtggccatggcaacagcagatctccTTGTCATGATCTTCAATGTAATAGTGTATCACATTTGTACATATCACTTTCCACATTCCTTCCTGTCCTACACTGCCGTTTGTAAGTTTATTATTTACATCAATTGTACCAGCCTGTATATGTCGGTGTGGTTTACAGTCTTGTTCACAGTTGACCGATTTGTAGCTGTATGTTGTCAaaagtttaaaacaaagtattgcaGAGTGAGAACGGCAGCCGCGGTTATAACAACGCTCTCTGTCCTGATCTATTTCCAGAGCATCCCATTTTTGTTCGCTTATAAATTTGAACGAATAATTAACAATATTCATTGGGGTTGTCGCCCCAGAAGTGACTTTTTTACTTCGCCTGCAGGAATCGGATTCTCATGGATGCTAAGTGTATTAACGACATTGTTTCCGTTTGCTCT
Coding sequences:
- the LOC139272793 gene encoding probable G-protein coupled receptor 139, which codes for MVRPTILQFTGIYYPFLAAFGVPANLLTIMILSRGNCGLSKCISVYMVAMATADLLVMIFNVIVYHICTYHFPHSFLSYTAVCKFIIYINCTSLYMSVWFTVLFTVDRFVAVCCQKFKTKYCRVRTAAAVITTLSVLIYFQSIPFLFAYKFERIINNIHWGCRPRSDFFTSPAGIGFSWMLSVLTTLFPFALILLFNCLTVKRILVASRARRGLRGYSSENQSDPEMENRRKSIILLFSVSGSVIALWLTPLVSFLTSGLTNTAHYRGDYKAPAYIATKTGYMLIYLSSCTNTCIYAATQTKFREELKKVVKSPWTLILILVKK